The following DNA comes from Rosa rugosa chromosome 5, drRosRugo1.1, whole genome shotgun sequence.
GGTTTTCATTTTGATATGTCTTATATCAGCATGCACAATCAGCGCATAGCTTCCATGAATGCATAATATAGTAATATACCATGACTTAGTCCAACCCTAGTACCCTACCACACTCCTTTACTGCCGAAATAAAACCTAGGGGAATCCATTTACTATAAACTATCATATGAATTATACAAATGCCAAGTTAGATGACCTCAGCTTGTTTCTTCCACATAGGTATATTATATGAGGATTGTAATAGACtatgatccaaagaagaagattTTATTAGACTAATAACAGAAATAATATCAGACCAACTTTGAAAGGGTACCTGTGCCACAAACTCTTGTTCTACACCTGTGCCTGCTGCAGCTTCTTGCTCTGCTGCGACTTTCCATCTTGTTATTTCTTCTTCAGCAGCAGCAATGTCCATCATTAGCCCTTCAATCTACACACAGAATGACTTTATGATACTCCTCAAATTGGTTCATGACCATTAAGTGGTACAAAATCATTTATCATATATGTTACAGATTACCTCATATTAGACAACAATGAATTATAGAAGGTGAAGCACAATAATTAGACAGTCAATAAACTTGAAATAACATACACTTTCATTCGCTAGTCTCTCCTTCTCTTCAAGTTCCTCAATTTTATGCATTCTATGGTCGAGCTCCTTAGCTTGGGCCTCTACATGCTGTTTAAGTAAACTCATCTCTGCCCTTAATACGGTAAAGCAGCACACAGAAAATAATACCATGTCAGGACAAAGCGTATAGTGCAAAAGCATACAAAAAGTATGAATCATTCCTTAAATCAAAGCTCCAATTATGACACATACGTAAAATCCATTGCAGCTTAATGATTTTGAGCACAAAAATGTACCTTAGTTCTTCCACAGAATGCTGCAGCTCTATAATCTCCAGCTGAGATGCCTTAACAATATTCTCCAAAGCACCAGCCTGTGTGCGGTATACAAACATATCATTAACACAGACGAACTAGTTTGGATTTGAAACAAAACCAAACTTCAGAATAACATTCAACACAGAGAAACAATAAGGGTTACTTACTAATGTGTATACTTCATCGTCCTCGGCCTCAAGTGCATCCACTTTCCGATTCCCCATATGCTTATTAAATTTAAAATCTATCCCAGCCTCCCTCAAACCATTCTCTGCAACTTGAAACAATTCCCTTGTCTTAGAAGATGGATTTGATGTCATCCTATTTGACAAAGCGCTCCTAAGTAAGGATCCAATTTGTTCCTTTTCTTTAACTAACCGAGTCGCTGTTTCATCCAAACTCTTGATTTCATGATTCTTTTCCTCAACCAAATCCCTTGCTTTTTCCATAACAATCCTCGTTAATTCATAAATAGATTCCATCCCAGCCAAAGATGCACGCAGGTTCTCCTCCATGTCTGTTTCTTGAGGGAGAAACAGGGATTCCGAATAATCTGACTGATCCAAATTGTTGGCATCAACTATTTTCATAACATGATATAGCCGGTCATGAATTTTCGACACCAAATTCAACTGATCAACGAGTAAAGGCCTCTGCTCTTCCATTTTCGAGTCCAAATTCGTCAACTTATCATCATACTCTCTAGCTAACTGCCTCAACTCGGAAGCCTCACTCTCCGCCCTTCTCAACTTATCCTCCATCTCCCTCTCAATCTCCGACATTTTCCCACTCCTCTCTGCAACACTTTTCTCCAAACTCTCAACCACAGACGTCTTCTTCGCAACCTCTTCTGTCAAACCACCAATGGTGGCCTCCAGCTGCGAAATCTCAATGGCAATCTCATAGTTCCTCTGATCCATCTGCTCCCTAGTTTCGTTCCTAGACTTGGCAGTGGCCTCAATCTGTCTAACAAGCTCTTCCACAATCTCATTCGTCCTCTTTATAACCCCGTAAGCCACCGCCGGCAATCCGGTGGTGTACTTATTCGACCTCGGCAATCCCCCCGCCGCGAAATTCTTGAAATTACTAACTTTACCTGAAATCTTATCAATCCCAGACATGAGCATATGCGTGGAATTCCCAATCTCAGCCCTCATTCCATCCTTCTCCCTAACGACGTCGTCTAACTGCTTCGCAATCTCATCCTTGTGCTGCAAAGCCTCGTCTCTTGCTCTATTAGCTTCTGCCAATTCCGCCGAGACCTTCTCGTTCGTTCTGGACAGTTCTTCCTTCTCACGCAAGGCCTCGTCTCTCTGCCTCCCCCACTCGTCTCGCTTCCTAATCGCCTCGTGCGCCAGAGCCTTTAATCTCCCGAACTGGACTTGCAGGTCCGATTTCGAATTCTCCACCGCCTCCCGCGCCTGCCGCTCGCGATCTAGCTCGGCGAGGAGCTCGCGGAACCGGTCGGCGGAGATTTGTTCCGGCGACGAATTCTTAATCACGATCGGCACCGGATCGTCGCCCTCTACGTCGCTGAGCACCGCATCGGCGTCTTCGTCGCCGCCACCGCTACTCGCCATTTGGCCAAACCTTTTGCTATCGCCGATTACACAAACACACTCTCATTCCAACAGAAATCCAAACCCTAGGGCTTTCTGGAAGCCGAAATAGGCTATGGAATTAACCGAGGCGTGTGATCGTTGGAAATTTGGGCGGTAAAATAAGGCGAGGAAATTACTGGTAGCTTCAGAGAATTGGGGAAAGGGATTGCGTACCTATAGAGAgagatggatgatgatgatgatgatgatgaagatgaagaaggagaagaagaagaagacaagggaGCGTAGTAGAGACGACGAGGACAACGATCAGTACCAACCAGTCTCCCTCCCTCTGTTTCTTCGCTAataattctttctttttacGGCCCAGCAAAATCAATGATTACGTGGCCATTGCTTCCACAAGATTTTTGGTCCCGTCGCGTATATGCACGCGCCGCTCTTATGCTGCCACGTAGGTTTTGGGCCTTAAACCCACACGAGCCAGTTTCAAGTAGGTCCATTGCACTTCGGGCTAACCCATCTTTTGGGATTTTAGGCCCAGTTCGGTCTGGCCAGTCTTTAATCATGCTAGGGACGGTCCGTTTGCCGCCTTTAATGAGAATGACagcttactctttttttttttttttgggtaacgCAAGACATATCCATCGATATAAATCATACGACCTTATTAGGTTAAGCTTGAGGGATCCGAAGACCACTCATCGATTTGTTCTCAAGTATAAAACCACTAAAATCTAAAATGGAAACtccaaaaaaactaaaatcctaaaggaaTTGTAAAAAACTAAAATGCAACTCCCTAACCCTATACCGCCCTAAAATGGAACCACTGTCCTAAATGTAGGATGACTGCTTACTTAGAAACAAGTCTTCATGGGTAAATCTAATAACTACTGTATATTTTAACAACGAagtaaaatgaaaattttagtaTTGATGAGAATATTTAAGGGCCCCatatttaattttgattttataGAAATGTGATTAGTCGGTCGAATATGTCAATCGACGCGGCtatacgattttttttttttaaagctaCGGAAGACATATCCATTGATATAAGTCATCCAACCTTACTAGGTCAAACTTGAGGGCTTAAAACTTGCCTGTGTAGATGAATTATGTGGGAAAATGGatttttctctttaattttcaGCTACCGTTTTGAAAGATTTATGAGGGCTTTAGGTttccaagattttttttttcattggcAAAGAATAGCATTATGTGCTTCACGCTCTTCACTTTGCTTTGTTAAAATAGAACACGTTTTATCTTCTCATGTCACTTGATTGACACAACTCAATTACTAAACAGGATGTCTGAAGCTTTGTTGCCCTtaaaaatagataaataaataaataaataaataataaaagtgTCTTATAGTCGGTAATGTATTATGGGTCTCCAACTTGAAGTTTTTAAAGATAATATGAGTCTCCAAGTATCATTGATCTCCATtttgggaggaggaggaggcagaGATGTGACGGGGACGTACATGTCATTTAGGGAAGGGTGGATCTGACCGGGACGCCGAGGGTTTAACAAAGAACGACGGAAAGATGGGACTTTAGTGAGTGGCGATTTTGAGTTGGCCATCTTGGCCCATGAaacgagaaacatgttggttgAGTAGGCATCTGCAATGCGATGGTCGAATGTGCATGCCACCACCATCCCTCCACACTTGAGCTCAGTTGCCTGCAAATTTGTACATTATTTCAACAAGAGAAATTTGGTCAGGATATTCCTTCAATAAGAACTTGAGATGAATACATTATTATAACTTTTGGATAGCGATAGCGACACTTCAATTTTAGCATGCTTTTCAAGGATTGTTTGCGTTAATATTGTGTTATATATGCCAAAATCAAGTCGGCTTTAGGTCCTCATTTAATTATTTTTCGAAAACAAACTCTGAGTCTGAAGTAGTACACCTTGAACCCTGGAAATCTTCAATTTTGTATACCCTAAAAGCTTCACTGTAATGCAGAAATTAGTCCCAACTCCCAAGCAAAAGACTATTACTGAGCACAGTATGAACACtatcattaatttttttgtatTGTAATTAACACCCTAGTATAATCTGGTCAGTTAGGCTTTTAGCGTTATTATACTCTTTGTATTATACTCGTACAAAGTTGCTTTCTCCTCCTCTCTTTTTTGGCCTTTAGTTGCTAGGCTGCTTTTGCTAAAGGAAATGGGTCAACTTCTGGTCAAGATTCTACACATTCCATAGATAGCTAGAAAAAATTAGAAGGTTGAAATGAGGGATAACAGGAATCAAGGTAAACCTGGACAGCTAGAATTCCATGCTTCTTGATGGGAACCAATTTGCCTTCAATGGATTCATCAGGGTTATAAAGGTTGAGCTCCTTAAGCTCAACGTCTGCAAAAGCTTCAACGAAATCAACCCCACGGTTGTTGCACAGAATCTCAGGCTCCCCAACAGAGTTGGCCACCACCTCACCCGAAAAGGCATAGTATGTCACCAGGGCTTGGGCCAGGGCCTTCTTCAGAACCCCGACCCTGGCCTCGGCCGCAGAGGGGCTGCTGTGGTTCTTGTAGCAGAAGAACACTCCCACATCGACCGGAGGAAGAAGCAAGTCGAGGTTGGAGAGTGGTAGCCAGTGCTCTTGCAATGGCAGTGCAGCGGCCACCACTTCTTGCTTCCTCGTACTCACCTCGAATTCTCTGACTCCAACCAtgtttctttgttatttgcTAATTAcgcttggtttggtttggtttggtctgTGGTGAGGACACTAGCCGGACGAGGCAGTCAATTTATAGGCAGCAGACGTTAGAGAGTGaaattaataatattattgaCAATATAATGGTAAAACTCAGCTATAATCATTCACCAAATGACGTTGGTAGCTATTTGTAATTCTAGCTAATTACTtgatattataaaaaaatatcTTGAATGGCTTAAATTTAAATGAACtaataaaaaagttaaaaacataTATGAATCGTTTGATGAACAATGACTACCATTAAACGTACAGGAATCAATGACGAGGGAATGATGAGCTAGCGAACTAACCTTTCCAAAATCTACCAACTTCTTTGGAAAAGTTAGTGAGAAATAAGAATAACTCCAAATAAGTAATTCATGATTGTGAGTCAGTGACAATGACGATTCAAGCCTAGATTTGAACAAGGAAAACGATTCATTCCAATTAAGTTGCTTTGTCAAGTCAATGGGGAAAATTTCTACTTTTTACTCAGAGCCGTTATTACTTATGCATTTATTACTAATCCTGTTGGAATCTCTAATTTGGTGAAGTAAGTTGGAAATGATCCACGTGTCTTAGTCAGAAACAATTATTAGGTCTAAATCTATTATATAAAGCAAATTGTTGGGAatgatggttaaatttttgaaactcctattatgtcctttttttttttgaataaaggccTATTATGTCCTTTATTGATTGAattgtttaaaaaataaaattgttgggaatgatggttaaatttttgaaactccTATTATGCCCTTTATTGATTGAattgtttaaaaaataaaaatgatattACAAGGCTAAAATAGTAAATAAACAAAATCAGTATTTTCTTTTCAAGAAattacaaataaaaaataagggaaaaaaaaccCACGTTCGTAACCGTCAGTGGTATTTTGTTGCcttcaaatttttttctttttgtttaatttcctttaaatttttaattttaaaatttgtttTATAAAAGCAAATTGGCAGGCACGGAGTGCATGCCAAGAGGCTAGTATTAATAAAAGTAGGGAGAGAATATAGTAACTGATAAAGGCTCAGTCCATTTTTTTTCAACGAATCCGTCTACTCATGTTACCTACTCTAGCTACCCATAAGTGCCTTTTTTTTAAGTGACTAAAACTCTCTCTCCCGAAACCTAGCACAGCGAGAGCGTTCTAAGAGCTAGTTtgagattgctgtgacttttaaataAAACTGCTGTTGCTGTGTTGCGAGAATAATCAGCaatgaattaaaacagtttcgtgtttggtaaataatatttttaaaagtgttgtcaatacataaaacaactaCAGAGCGTGTTTTTatccacaacagcttctaaaagcaacctctaggctgcttctaaaatctgctatCAGTGACttgtaactttcaattaaagctgctttttatttatttaccaaacacattaAAAgtaatcccaaacggggcctaagctTGTTATTGCTCTCGTCTGACGGTGGTCGACGGCAGCATAGGCTCTGCCACTTTGTTTGTTTGGGTTGTTGTCGGACGAGTATTGCTTTCTAGCCTTGGTCTTTGAGATCGATTGGTTTAGTGGTCGGTGTCAATCTCTAGTTCGACGCTCCTCGGTAGCAAGGACGGTTAGGGGCACCGAAGCAAGAGATGGTGACTGCATGGCGGTGGGAGTGAGGTCGGTTTTGATCCAACTCTGCCTTAATTAGGCGGCGGCGTAGGCAGCATCGAGAAAGACGCCAGCGACCTAGTGTGCGAGGTTTCCAGATTCGTACGTTCTGATTCTGGGCTTGTTGCATGGGGTTTCTCTGATGGCTTCGGCGAGGTGCAGTCAAGGCGGCGTGGTAGTCTCTTGCGGTGTGGCGGCAGTGGCAGGTGAGTTGCGATGTCGGCTAGACTTGGATTGGGCCACCCCCATTTGGTTTTGGGCCTCTTTagtccttttgtttttttgctaGGTCTGCTTAGTGCttaccaaggttttaaatatcggtattttcatatctatcggtactttgaaaaatggagaTATCGgatatatcggggatacagTGTACGAAaatatcgtttttgaaaaaagtcaatttattagaaatttagaactacatataaatacatatgaatgtcaacatcatctacatccaaaaagagactctaggcggttgaaaagccgctcgctggtctacgaaaatgcaataatcagaccaagacatatgacccatatagtgcgaattgtagtgatgaacatgatagttatagatctctttagagctgccgactgtttcccctataaggggataataaggatgaacccaactagatgactgatcatatacttctccatattgattatatccataagcatcataaccaaattgattgttgccttcatgagattcatttgagatcccactgcgctctgtgcctaaactgatagagtcaaaactttaggcaattgaagaaacatcagatggggtactttgatcatcagttgcacctctagtcctcctcccatatcgggtcttctcttgagcaccatgaccagctgttctcactccgtggtcttcatcttgggtggcatgatcaaaattaccttcacaggtaaattggaatcctccatccacagaagattgtccatattcatatctttcacctccaccacctgttccgcttccaccctctccaccatcattagaactatctggagttgctgtaccaccccacgcatcatcactatctgaattatcttctgggtttttaacaacttcttcagataagattctctctacattgattccagcattagttgcagtttctacaacttgtggaagaggtcttccagcttcatcatcgaggtgtgcaggcataatccaatcatgaagtggatcaatgccattatgaagcggctcgcttgcaacatgaagtatatctatatagttgttttcattgaccacATTATTCTTTGCCTGTTTATCTTGCAGCCTCAGCTTCATGTTGTAGTAGCAGTATACAAGCTTTTCCAACTTCATAAAAAAATAAGTAGTGACATAAGCCTACTGATTGTACCCCAAGGAGAAGCCTCAAGAGCCTACACAAAACAAGAACCGACTTTATTAAAAAGGGGACAAAGACGCAAGCCGAAGCCTTCATCAGTTATTCGTAAAATAAAAAGGGAGGCGGTTGCGGTCGATGTTTGGGAAGAGCAGGATAATCCGCTCGCGGTAAGCATGAATGCCGCGGCGGTACCCCTCTTCCAAAGAAGCTGCCCGAATACCATCTGCAGATCTTTCTCTTCGCTGAAGACTCCTAGCTTCCTCAACAACCCGCTCGTACCTCTCTTTTGTCGTCGCGACCTCAGCTTTGAGCTGTTGGATCTCGGCCTGGGCCCGGTCATAAAGCCCCTTGAGTGAGCGCAGCTCTTCCTGTGCGGAAAGCAAGCGCGCCGAACCAGAATTCTCGCATCGCTCGGAGCTAAGGCTTTTACGGCGAGGACGAGAAGAGCCGACGTCCATTTGGGCGTCTCGGGAATTATCTCCAAGATGATTTTTTCGAGAATCCATTTCCAAGTGAGAAAGCCAGGCCCGAAGGCGACGTCGGGTAGCAGCATCGTTGAAGTAGATATCAAGCGATCGGGAGCGGGAACGATCAGAAGAATCGTCGGAAGAAATTGGGATCGGGGCGTTTGATGCATTGGATTCTGGGCTCGTGCCGGCTATAGCTCCCTTCCCTTTTGTCCTCCCACGACCTGCAGGGATCTCATTGGGCAGGTCAGCGCAGATGCTGAAATTAAGCTGAACCTTACGGTCCTTAGAAGGCATTTTTTGGATATCCTTTATGACTTAGCTAAGCAGAGAAGACAGAGATGGAAGTAATGAATGGAGGCACGATGAGGCCAGGCAAAGATCTCACTGCCGATTTTGGGAAAAGAACCTGTGGTGGTCGTTCCACGCAAACTAGAATCCATTGCTTTCATAAAAACATTCTTCCTCAAAAGGGCCCAAATCGGCAAAGCATGAAATTAGGGCACAGGAGCAAATAAAGTGCTCCGGGACAGCAAAAAGCaggaaagcaaaaaagaaagggAATGCTGAATATCACTAAGATAATTGTACTAGATAAGAAGTCAGATGGTATCCTCGGCGTCATCTTCGGAGGGCCTATCCGCCGGATCCATTCCCGGGATCCAATCATACTCTGACGAATGCACTCCCATTCCCGCATCAAATGTGTCCGGTTCATCAAAAAATCTGTCCTTCTCGATTTGCTGGCCCTGAACCCACCCCAGGCGATAATACTTGCAGGAGCTCTTGTGGATCTCGTTCTGGTTCAGCTCGAATTCCTTTGCCCTGTTGGCAATTTCATTTCCTAACTTGGTCTTCAGCTCACTGACCTCCCTATCGTTGGCATCGGCCACCTTACATTTTCCCTCAAGGGCTACACGTGTTTCCTCTAATTTTATCGCATTGGCTGCAGCTTCATCCCGGGCTTCTTTTATGAGTTTCCATAGCTGAAGTTCGGAGGCCTCCATTCTCATCATAAGATGTTGCACCATCGATGAAGACTGCATTTGCGAAGAGCAATATTACGAAAATGGAAAACTAAGTGATGATTGGAACACTATTTGCAATGACAAAAGACAAGGGAATTACCGATTGCAAGCCTAGAGCAAGCTGCGCTGAGATATCTTTCATACTCAAACCGGAGAGCTTCTCACGATCGGCGTCATTCAAGGCCAATGATTGCGCCACCGCCAAACATGCTTCTTTGTCGAAAGCAATGGGATCACCCTCTAGCACGTACGAGTCATCACCCTTGGGGAAAAGAAGTTGTAAGGGGAGCTTCAAGTTTGACGAAGAAACATTTGGGCAAGCCACAGGGTGAGTGTCGGGGAGGGAAATTGCAGAATGATCACT
Coding sequences within:
- the LOC133712714 gene encoding uncharacterized protein LOC133712714 encodes the protein MASSGGGDEDADAVLSDVEGDDPVPIVIKNSSPEQISADRFRELLAELDRERQAREAVENSKSDLQVQFGRLKALAHEAIRKRDEWGRQRDEALREKEELSRTNEKVSAELAEANRARDEALQHKDEIAKQLDDVVREKDGMRAEIGNSTHMLMSGIDKISGKVSNFKNFAAGGLPRSNKYTTGLPAVAYGVIKRTNEIVEELVRQIEATAKSRNETREQMDQRNYEIAIEISQLEATIGGLTEEVAKKTSVVESLEKSVAERSGKMSEIEREMEDKLRRAESEASELRQLAREYDDKLTNLDSKMEEQRPLLVDQLNLVSKIHDRLYHVMKIVDANNLDQSDYSESLFLPQETDMEENLRASLAGMESIYELTRIVMEKARDLVEEKNHEIKSLDETATRLVKEKEQIGSLLRSALSNRMTSNPSSKTRELFQVAENGLREAGIDFKFNKHMGNRKVDALEAEDDEVYTLAGALENIVKASQLEIIELQHSVEELRAEMSLLKQHVEAQAKELDHRMHKIEELEEKERLANESIEGLMMDIAAAEEEITRWKVAAEQEAAAGTGVEQEFVAQLSALKQELEEAKQAIVESEKKLKFKEETADAAMAARDAAEKSLRLADSRASRLRDRVEELTRQLEEFENREDLRRGLGGPRYICWPWQWLGLDFVGFSRSDTEQQSSSNEMELAEPLL
- the LOC133711163 gene encoding coniferyl alcohol acyltransferase-like; this translates as MVGVREFEVSTRKQEVVAAALPLQEHWLPLSNLDLLLPPVDVGVFFCYKNHSSPSAAEARVGVLKKALAQALVTYYAFSGEVVANSVGEPEILCNNRGVDFVEAFADVELKELNLYNPDESIEGKLVPIKKHGILAVQATELKCGGMVVACTFDHRIADAYSTNMFLVSWAKMANSKSPLTKVPSFRRSLLNPRRPGQIHPSLNDMYVPVTSLPPPPPKMEINDTWRLILSLKTSSWRPIIHYRL